One Setaria italica strain Yugu1 chromosome II, Setaria_italica_v2.0, whole genome shotgun sequence DNA segment encodes these proteins:
- the LOC101786511 gene encoding CAX-interacting protein 4, protein MPATAGRVRMPANNRVHSSAALQTHGIWQSAIGYDPYAPENNKQQPGRPSSSVSANAAAAAANDANAAAAAAAASGSGSGDGNAYTSFQGLLALARITGSNSDETRGACKKCGRVGHLTFQCRNFLSVKNLDLDDADAQAAAQAAAQAKFEEIKKKAAAGGNADEVSDEEEEEDEDSDSSDSDIDPELEKIIAERERARNGGRRSREEEKKSSHRHRSSSSKRRSRHTKSRKSYDSEDEEEEGRRGRDRKRTSRSKKHERSDEDSSDDSESDRKRHRKSRKDRKRLRSHCRSDASSDEEDVSGSEERRRQRHRKQRHHRREASDGDNGGSESADDKKSSRRRRHRRSESSGSDEDE, encoded by the coding sequence atgccggcgacggcggggcgcGTCCGCATGCCCGCGAACAACCGCGTGCACAGCAGCGCGGCGCTGCAGACGCACGGCATCTGGCAGAGCGCCATCGGCTACGACCCCTACGCGCCCGAGAACAACAAGCAGCAGCCCGgccgcccttcctcctccgtctccgccaacgccgccgccgccgccgccaacgatGCCAAcgccgcagccgctgccgccgccgcctccggatCCGGGTCCGGCGACGGCAACGCCTACACCAGCTTCCAGGGCCTCCTCGCTCTCGCGCGCATCACCGGCTCCAACTCCGACGAGACACGCGGTGCCTGCAAGAAGTGCGGCCGCGTCGGCCACCTCACTTTCCAGTGCCGCAATTTCCTCTCCGTCAAGAACCTCGACCTGGACGACGCCGACGCCCAGGCCGCCGCCCAGGCGGCTGCGCAGGCCAAGTTCGAGGAGATCAAGAAGAAGGCTGCTGCAGGCGGGAATGCAGACGAGGTTtccgatgaggaggaagaggaggacgaggaTAGCGATTCCTCTGATTCCGACATCGACCCTGAGCTGGAGAAGATAATTGCTGAGCGCGAGCGTGCGAGGAATGGGGGAAGGAGGTCcagggaggaagagaagaagtcAAGTCACCGCCataggagcagcagcagcaagagaaGATCAAGGCACACCAAAAGCAGGAAGAGCTATGATAGtgaggatgaagaggaggaaggcagAAGAGGTAGGGACAGGAAGAGGACCAGCAGATCGAAGAAGCATGAAAGATCAGATGAGGATAGCAGCGATGATAGTGAGTCTGATAGGAAAAGGCACAGGAAGAGCAGGAAGGACAGGAAGAGGCTTAGGAGCCACTGCAGGAGTGATGCCTCCTCCGATGAGGAGGATGTATCTGGAAGTGAAGAAAGGAGGCGCCAACGCCACCGCAAGCAGCGCCATCACCGGAGGGAAGCGTCTGATGGTGACAATGGTGGTAGTGAGTCTGCAGATGACAAGAAATCCAGCAGGCGGAGGAGGCACCGCAGGTCAGAAAGCAGTGGGTCGGATGAGGATGAGTGA